One Clostridium estertheticum DNA segment encodes these proteins:
- a CDS encoding ECF-type riboflavin transporter substrate-binding protein has protein sequence MKDYFKVTTKTIVATGLGAAVFMLLFMYIKVPSPIPETSFQTAYGLSAFFAALFGPIAGGLIAFIGHSLSDAIQYGSPWWSWVIGSGVSGVIFGFSYKRTKVEEGEFKIKDILIFNTIQILGNILAWIVVAPILDIVIYSEPANLVFTQGAIAALLNSISAGVIGTLLLISYAATRTKKGSLNMK, from the coding sequence ATGAAAGATTATTTCAAAGTAACCACAAAAACTATTGTTGCCACAGGTCTAGGTGCTGCAGTTTTCATGCTTTTATTCATGTATATTAAGGTGCCATCTCCAATTCCAGAAACAAGTTTTCAAACAGCTTATGGCCTAAGTGCCTTCTTTGCAGCACTATTTGGACCTATTGCAGGAGGTTTAATAGCTTTTATTGGGCACTCCTTAAGTGATGCTATCCAGTATGGTTCACCATGGTGGAGTTGGGTTATTGGTAGTGGAGTTTCCGGAGTAATATTTGGATTTTCTTACAAAAGAACAAAGGTTGAAGAAGGAGAATTTAAAATAAAGGACATCCTTATCTTTAACACCATTCAAATTCTTGGAAATATTTTAGCTTGGATAGTTGTTGCTCCAATACTAGATATTGTTATTTACAGTGAGCCTGCTAACCTAGTTTTTACGCAAGGTGCCATTGCAGCTTTACTGAACTCAATTAGTGCAGGAGTTATAGGTACATTGCTTTTAATTTCTTATGCAGCCACAAGGACAAAAAAAGGTAGCCTAAATATGAAATAA
- a CDS encoding ABC transporter ATP-binding protein: protein MMKKPIIKFENFNFQYFSQAKPTLNDINLEIYPGEKILIVGPSGSGKSTLGNCLNGLIPFSYKGEINGSLKIKDLETKEQNIFKLSKMIGTVLQDSDGQFVGLTVGEDIAFALENDNVKATEMQVRVKNVASMVDMEKWLTSSPFELSGGQKQRSALAGVMIDDVDILLFDEPLANLDPATGKTAIEIIENIHKEANKTIIIIEHRLEDVLHCDIDRIIVMNEGRIIADMNADQLVSSEILIENGIREPLYITALKYAGIKVTTEMHPGHINTLDVQTVKDILKAWDKSISPQKIESHKPSILRLCEVSFSYNGIHKILDNVSIDIKEGEMVSIVGKNGAGKSTLSKIICGFEKEDTGNVYYYDENIKDKTIRERAEIVGVVMQNPNQMISKPMIYDEIALGLRLRKVKEEEIKERVDKILKICGLAPFREWPISALSYGQKKRVTIASILVLNPKILILDEPTAGQDYRHYSEIMRFLLEINKLGVTIIMITHDMHLMLQYTHRGIVLAGGKKIADTQAAIILTDVDVIKEANLKETSLYNLAQITGISDGTSFVQSFIEYERGMRNK from the coding sequence ATGATGAAGAAGCCAATTATAAAATTTGAAAATTTTAATTTTCAGTATTTCAGCCAAGCGAAGCCAACCTTAAATGATATTAATTTAGAAATCTATCCAGGAGAAAAAATATTAATAGTGGGTCCTAGTGGTAGTGGCAAAAGCACACTGGGTAACTGTTTAAATGGACTAATTCCTTTTTCATATAAAGGTGAGATTAATGGAAGTTTAAAGATTAAGGATTTAGAAACAAAGGAGCAAAACATTTTTAAATTATCTAAAATGATAGGTACAGTTTTGCAAGACTCTGATGGACAGTTTGTTGGGTTAACTGTTGGTGAAGATATAGCTTTTGCTTTAGAAAATGATAATGTTAAAGCTACAGAAATGCAGGTCAGAGTGAAAAATGTAGCAAGTATGGTAGATATGGAAAAGTGGCTTACTTCATCACCTTTCGAACTATCTGGAGGTCAAAAACAAAGGTCTGCTCTTGCTGGTGTTATGATCGATGACGTAGATATATTACTCTTTGATGAGCCACTAGCCAATCTAGATCCTGCCACTGGTAAGACTGCCATAGAAATAATAGAAAATATTCACAAAGAAGCAAATAAAACTATTATTATTATTGAACATAGGCTAGAGGATGTTCTACATTGTGACATTGATAGGATTATTGTTATGAATGAGGGGAGAATTATTGCAGATATGAACGCTGATCAATTAGTTTCTTCGGAAATTTTAATTGAAAATGGCATAAGGGAGCCCCTTTATATTACAGCATTAAAATATGCTGGCATAAAAGTTACCACTGAAATGCATCCTGGTCACATCAATACATTAGATGTACAAACTGTAAAAGACATTTTAAAAGCTTGGGATAAATCCATTTCACCACAGAAAATTGAAAGTCATAAGCCATCTATACTTAGGCTTTGCGAGGTGTCTTTTTCCTATAATGGGATTCATAAAATACTAGATAATGTTAGCATTGATATTAAAGAAGGAGAAATGGTGTCAATCGTTGGTAAAAACGGGGCAGGTAAGTCAACCCTTTCAAAGATAATATGCGGATTTGAAAAAGAAGATACAGGTAATGTTTATTATTATGATGAAAATATTAAGGATAAAACCATAAGAGAACGGGCTGAAATTGTGGGTGTTGTAATGCAAAATCCAAATCAAATGATTTCAAAGCCTATGATATATGATGAGATTGCTTTAGGTCTTCGTTTAAGAAAGGTTAAGGAAGAAGAGATAAAGGAGCGAGTTGATAAGATTTTAAAGATTTGTGGACTTGCTCCCTTTAGAGAATGGCCTATATCAGCACTAAGTTATGGACAAAAGAAGAGGGTAACTATAGCTTCTATTTTAGTGTTAAATCCTAAGATTTTAATTCTTGACGAACCAACCGCCGGGCAAGATTACCGTCATTACAGTGAAATAATGAGGTTTTTACTAGAAATAAATAAATTAGGGGTAACAATTATTATGATTACACATGACATGCACCTTATGCTTCAATACACCCACCGAGGAATAGTTTTAGCTGGTGGAAAGAAAATTGCAGATACGCAGGCCGCTATAATTTTAACCGATGTTGATGTCATAAAAGAAGCAAACTTAAAAGAAACCTCTCTTTATAACCTTGCTCAAATCACAGGTATAAGTGATGGAACGTCATTTGTTCAAAGTTTTATAGAATATGAGAGGGGGATGCGAAACAAGTGA
- a CDS encoding energy-coupling factor transporter transmembrane component T → MKLFSYNSIDTYIHRLSGLTKLICFLFLTFSVMFSYDIRSILLIMAFSFVMLRVSKIKYSQIRVMIIYVLIFLITNAVITYLFSPERGVGIYGTRHEILSIFGRYTLTLEQLFYQGTKFFKYASVIPLGIIFLLTTNPSEFAAALSGIGVNYKAAVAVSLTLRYFPDIQREYQEISLSQQARGLDLSRKAKFSDRFKNALLIIIPLIFSTLDKIELISNAMDLRGFGKSKSRTWYNKKKLTVEDYTAITISALIFIGTILVSVFINKSRFYNPFI, encoded by the coding sequence ATGAAGCTATTTTCATATAACTCAATTGATACCTATATTCATAGACTTTCTGGACTAACTAAACTAATTTGCTTTTTATTCTTAACCTTTTCGGTAATGTTTTCGTATGACATAAGGAGTATTCTTTTAATAATGGCTTTTTCTTTTGTAATGTTAAGAGTTTCTAAAATAAAATACTCCCAAATACGAGTAATGATAATTTACGTTTTAATATTTCTTATTACAAATGCAGTTATAACCTATTTATTTTCCCCAGAACGAGGAGTTGGAATTTATGGTACCCGTCACGAAATCCTTTCTATTTTTGGGAGATATACATTAACCTTAGAACAGTTGTTTTACCAAGGCACTAAGTTTTTTAAATATGCTTCCGTTATTCCACTTGGAATAATATTTCTTTTAACTACCAATCCAAGTGAATTTGCAGCTGCTTTAAGTGGTATTGGAGTTAACTATAAAGCCGCAGTTGCAGTTTCGCTAACCTTACGATATTTCCCGGACATACAGAGGGAATATCAAGAAATTAGCCTTTCACAGCAGGCGAGAGGTTTAGATTTATCACGTAAGGCAAAATTTTCAGATAGATTTAAAAATGCACTTTTGATAATTATACCATTAATTTTCTCTACATTAGATAAAATAGAACTTATCAGTAATGCTATGGATTTACGCGGCTTTGGTAAAAGCAAGAGTCGTACTTGGTATAACAAGAAAAAACTTACAGTTGAAGATTACACGGCTATTACAATTTCAGCATTAATCTTTATTGGAACAATTTTAGTTTCAGTTTTTATAAATAAGAGTCGTTTTTACAATCCATTTATATAG
- a CDS encoding S-adenosyl-l-methionine hydroxide adenosyltransferase family protein: protein MKPILVFQTDFTYKEGAVCAMYGVVKTVDRELEIMDGSHEIPQYDIQSASYRLFQSMRFWPEGTIFVSVVDPGVGTHRRACVAKTVDGYYVVTPDNGALTHLKKWVGITEVREIDETKNRLRGKNTEGVSIFHGRDLFGYCAAKLASGIISYEEVGKAYSINEIVEFTIPEPFIKANKVCGNFEISDPNFGNLWTNIPLSMFTEAGFNYGDYLNVNIKHQGKEMYKDKVLFHKSFGFAEKGAVMIYNNELMKVAMAITQGNLCEKYNLNFGLEWTVEFEK, encoded by the coding sequence ATGAAACCAATATTAGTTTTTCAAACAGATTTCACTTATAAAGAAGGCGCAGTATGCGCAATGTATGGGGTGGTTAAAACCGTTGATAGAGAACTGGAGATTATGGATGGTTCCCACGAAATTCCACAGTACGATATTCAGAGTGCATCCTACAGACTATTTCAGTCTATGAGATTTTGGCCAGAAGGCACAATTTTTGTTTCTGTTGTAGATCCAGGCGTTGGAACTCACAGAAGAGCTTGTGTTGCAAAAACTGTGGATGGATACTATGTGGTTACCCCAGATAATGGTGCGTTAACTCACCTAAAAAAATGGGTAGGAATTACAGAAGTTAGGGAAATAGATGAAACAAAAAACCGCTTACGTGGTAAAAATACTGAAGGTGTAAGTATTTTTCATGGTCGCGATCTATTTGGATATTGTGCTGCAAAACTTGCTAGTGGGATAATTTCTTATGAGGAGGTAGGTAAGGCATATAGTATAAATGAAATTGTAGAATTCACTATTCCGGAGCCTTTCATAAAGGCTAATAAGGTTTGCGGAAATTTTGAAATTAGTGATCCTAACTTTGGAAACCTATGGACAAATATTCCATTATCTATGTTTACAGAGGCTGGCTTTAATTATGGTGACTATCTTAATGTAAATATAAAACATCAAGGAAAAGAAATGTACAAGGATAAGGTACTGTTCCATAAATCCTTTGGTTTTGCAGAAAAAGGAGCTGTTATGATTTATAATAACGAGCTTATGAAGGTAGCAATGGCAATTACACAAGGAAATCTATGCGAAAAATATAATTTAAACTTTGGCTTAGAATGGACAGTTGAATTTGAAAAATAG
- a CDS encoding GNAT family N-acetyltransferase, with translation MLTKATEKHRELIMNYCLAEPNINLFIIGDIENFGFETDFQEVWIQTLGHKLVGVVLRYHDNFIIYSKDLDLEINEIEILLSTRDVNIISGKLTVIDLFYPVVKSKYSKRDMYFCQLLDISKLIEDTSEVETAESIDAMEISLAYEQIEEFSGLYSSGIDSRYKQIASRIKTKEGVHMFIKKDGKIVSHGNTTAETSVSAMVGGILTIPAYRKQGLSSKIISALCQNLFLKGKSACLFFDNPEAGEIYHKLGFRNIDNWAILGRK, from the coding sequence ATGCTAACTAAGGCAACGGAAAAACACAGAGAGTTAATAATGAATTACTGTTTAGCTGAGCCTAATATAAACTTATTTATAATAGGTGATATAGAAAATTTTGGATTCGAAACTGATTTTCAGGAGGTCTGGATTCAAACGTTAGGTCATAAACTAGTGGGGGTTGTGCTACGATACCATGATAATTTTATTATTTATAGTAAGGATTTAGATTTAGAAATTAATGAAATAGAAATCTTATTAAGCACAAGAGATGTAAACATAATTAGTGGAAAACTTACGGTAATAGATTTATTTTACCCAGTGGTGAAAAGTAAATATTCAAAAAGAGATATGTATTTTTGCCAGCTTCTAGATATTTCAAAACTCATTGAGGATACATCAGAAGTTGAAACTGCAGAAAGCATAGATGCAATGGAGATTTCACTCGCCTATGAACAGATAGAAGAATTTTCAGGTTTATATTCTTCTGGAATAGATAGCCGTTATAAACAGATTGCAAGCAGAATTAAAACAAAAGAAGGAGTGCATATGTTTATAAAGAAAGATGGTAAAATTGTAAGCCACGGCAATACCACTGCTGAAACAAGTGTTAGCGCTATGGTGGGAGGTATTTTAACTATTCCAGCATATAGAAAACAAGGCCTTTCAAGTAAGATAATTTCTGCTTTGTGTCAAAACTTATTTCTTAAAGGGAAATCAGCATGTCTATTCTTTGATAATCCGGAAGCTGGCGAGATTTATCACAAGTTAGGATTCCGAAATATTGACAATTGGGCAATTTTAGGGAGGAAATAA
- a CDS encoding S-adenosyl-l-methionine hydroxide adenosyltransferase family protein, translated as MKKLLVFQSDFGLVDGAVAAMYGVAHEVEENLKLYNLTHDITPYNIWEASYRLFQSVEYWPKGTVFISVVDPGVGSSRKSVVALTESGHYIVTPDNGTLTHLKKYVGITEIREIEESKHRRQDTESSFTFHGRDVYAYTGAKIAAGKITFEEVGALLSVENIVELEIGKIVKTEKSVKGSIDILDVRFGSLWTDITREDFLEIGFNVGDRVEVIIYNGPTRVYNNRIVYGKSFADVYVSEQLIYVNSVYRMAVAINQGNFAKAYSIGTGIHWSIEFKKVD; from the coding sequence ATGAAAAAATTACTGGTATTTCAAAGCGATTTTGGTTTAGTGGATGGTGCTGTTGCAGCTATGTATGGCGTGGCTCATGAAGTAGAGGAAAATTTAAAGCTTTATAACTTAACACATGATATTACACCTTATAACATATGGGAGGCATCTTACCGTCTTTTTCAATCAGTAGAATATTGGCCTAAAGGCACGGTTTTTATTTCAGTGGTAGACCCAGGGGTTGGGTCAAGCCGTAAGAGTGTAGTAGCATTAACTGAATCTGGTCACTACATTGTAACCCCTGATAACGGCACCTTAACACATCTTAAAAAATATGTAGGTATAACTGAAATTAGAGAAATTGAAGAATCAAAGCACCGTCGACAAGACACTGAAAGTTCCTTTACCTTCCACGGTCGTGATGTTTACGCTTATACAGGAGCAAAGATTGCTGCAGGCAAAATTACATTTGAAGAGGTGGGTGCATTATTATCAGTAGAGAATATAGTGGAGCTTGAAATAGGTAAAATAGTAAAAACCGAAAAAAGTGTAAAAGGTAGCATTGATATTCTAGATGTACGTTTTGGTAGCTTATGGACTGATATCACAAGAGAAGATTTTTTAGAAATTGGATTTAATGTAGGGGACAGAGTTGAAGTTATAATTTACAATGGACCAACTCGTGTATACAACAATCGTATAGTTTATGGGAAATCATTTGCAGACGTATACGTTAGTGAGCAGTTAATTTATGTTAACTCCGTATACCGTATGGCGGTTGCAATAAACCAAGGGAACTTTGCTAAGGCTTATAGCATCGGAACTGGAATACATTGGAGTATAGAGTTTAAAAAAGTAGATTAG
- a CDS encoding GNAT family N-acetyltransferase, with translation MIEIKKGKKSFYVGDNEEDSLAKIELVHNGDDITIEHTFVSEQLRGQNVARQLLKTVVDFAREKNKKIIPICTFAKAELNKNNDYEDVLHK, from the coding sequence TTGATAGAAATAAAAAAAGGAAAAAAGAGTTTTTATGTAGGTGATAATGAAGAAGACTCATTAGCTAAGATAGAATTGGTGCATAATGGAGATGATATAACAATTGAGCATACATTTGTATCTGAGCAGTTAAGAGGTCAAAATGTAGCAAGACAATTGCTTAAAACGGTTGTTGATTTTGCAAGAGAAAAAAATAAAAAGATAATTCCTATCTGTACTTTTGCTAAAGCAGAATTGAATAAGAATAATGATTATGAAGATGTATTGCATAAGTAA
- a CDS encoding GNAT family N-acetyltransferase: MNVLSINITTDRLLIKKLELNDRVEFFRYRSLPEVYKYQSFIPKNMNAIDDFISDIPSNPNIPNTWFQLAIVNKNEDMLIGDIGIHFLEDNAQVEVGYTLAPRYQGQGYAIEALKAVINYLFFELKKHRITASVDPNNTKSIRLLEKLGMRKEGHFIKSFKMGDVWLDDCIYAILKDEWKA; the protein is encoded by the coding sequence GTGAATGTATTATCGATAAATATAACAACTGATAGATTATTAATAAAAAAACTTGAATTAAATGATAGGGTTGAATTTTTCAGATACCGTTCATTGCCTGAGGTTTATAAATATCAGTCATTTATACCTAAGAACATGAACGCAATTGATGATTTTATAAGCGATATTCCTAGCAATCCCAACATTCCTAATACTTGGTTCCAATTAGCCATTGTTAACAAGAATGAAGATATGCTTATAGGCGATATAGGAATTCATTTTTTAGAGGATAATGCTCAGGTTGAGGTAGGGTATACATTAGCGCCAAGATACCAAGGCCAGGGGTACGCGATAGAAGCGTTAAAAGCTGTGATTAATTATTTATTCTTTGAGCTGAAGAAACATAGGATTACTGCATCTGTTGATCCCAATAATACAAAATCAATTAGACTTTTAGAAAAATTAGGAATGAGAAAGGAAGGTCACTTTATAAAGAGCTTTAAAATGGGTGATGTGTGGCTTGATGATTGTATATATGCCATATTGAAGGATGAATGGAAGGCATAA
- a CDS encoding GNAT family N-acetyltransferase, with product MILDAGDFADFKRLELQGTDGLAAIELLEYVGYDAIAIGNNETFNGYDTLVNMATKSKVPFLSCNLNKLGNTEIEGVKKSIIIHKNNLRILIIGTSPNLGPFNGLLGFDIKDHLESIKKEIMLNKDKYDLCVVLSHSGISKDREIAEIDEVNVIIGGHTHLLMDKPEIINNTIIHTSGGFGEHLGLLKIEINNSKVELLEDKNIRIEECPNHEKIIDILKENKEKAIVSLSKNLYNIDVDLWHDVVEENPITNLLADALVDIFKTDIGLINSGVINGGIRVGGVSRKKLIEICNSPLNPTYFELQGKDLKEALQNSLDSEFCFMDGRGPGFRGKYLGRLHVSNALSEHDGRRISNIIINGEDLLDTRWYSVASSDYLQRGTGYASLKNNRNVRYNSEYLRDTLREYLCKKGFIERTFRDRWITLDEVYLVTPSMEHKESYKEMILEFEKAEDSIYPGAIRPRGMDYKDWLKNLETYRSSETCPSHLAPSDTYFLVNKYNRIFGAISIRHCLNEELLKFGGHIGYGIIPSERRKGYAKSMLKMALENCKSRNMKQVLITCNKVNIASAKTIIANGGVLENELMEEDGNLVQRYWVEL from the coding sequence ATAATATTGGACGCAGGGGATTTTGCGGATTTTAAAAGACTAGAACTTCAGGGAACAGATGGGCTTGCAGCTATAGAGCTATTAGAGTATGTGGGGTATGATGCCATAGCTATAGGTAACAACGAAACCTTTAATGGGTATGACACATTAGTTAATATGGCTACAAAATCAAAGGTTCCATTTTTAAGCTGTAATTTAAATAAGCTTGGAAATACTGAAATTGAAGGTGTAAAAAAAAGTATCATAATACATAAAAATAATTTAAGAATTTTAATTATAGGAACATCACCGAATTTGGGACCATTTAATGGGCTATTAGGTTTTGACATCAAAGACCATTTAGAATCAATAAAAAAAGAAATAATGCTAAATAAAGATAAGTATGATTTGTGTGTTGTGTTATCTCATTCAGGAATTAGTAAGGATAGAGAAATAGCAGAAATAGATGAGGTTAATGTGATAATAGGTGGTCACACTCATTTACTGATGGACAAGCCTGAAATTATTAATAATACTATAATCCATACTTCAGGAGGTTTTGGAGAGCACTTGGGACTTCTAAAAATTGAGATTAATAACTCGAAAGTAGAATTACTAGAGGATAAAAATATTAGAATAGAGGAATGTCCTAACCATGAAAAAATTATTGACATATTAAAAGAAAACAAAGAAAAAGCAATAGTAAGTCTAAGTAAAAATTTATATAATATTGATGTTGATTTATGGCATGATGTAGTTGAGGAAAATCCAATTACTAATTTACTGGCAGATGCACTGGTAGATATTTTTAAAACTGATATTGGGTTAATAAATAGCGGGGTGATAAATGGTGGAATAAGAGTTGGTGGAGTTTCTCGTAAAAAACTTATAGAGATATGTAACTCACCATTAAACCCAACATATTTTGAGTTGCAAGGTAAAGATCTTAAGGAAGCTCTGCAAAATTCCTTAGATAGTGAGTTTTGCTTTATGGATGGTAGGGGACCTGGGTTTAGAGGTAAGTATTTAGGAAGACTTCATGTATCTAATGCACTAAGTGAGCATGATGGAAGAAGAATAAGTAATATTATTATTAATGGCGAAGATCTTTTAGATACGAGATGGTATAGCGTTGCTTCTTCAGATTATCTTCAGAGAGGAACAGGATATGCTTCACTAAAAAACAATAGAAATGTAAGATATAACAGTGAATATTTACGAGATACCTTAAGAGAATACTTATGTAAAAAAGGGTTCATTGAAAGAACTTTTAGAGATAGGTGGATTACTTTAGATGAAGTTTATTTAGTAACTCCTTCAATGGAACATAAAGAATCATATAAGGAAATGATATTAGAATTTGAAAAAGCAGAAGATTCTATATATCCAGGAGCAATAAGACCAAGAGGAATGGATTATAAGGACTGGTTAAAAAATTTAGAAACATATAGAAGTAGTGAAACGTGTCCATCACATTTAGCGCCCTCAGATACATATTTTTTAGTAAATAAATACAACAGAATATTTGGAGCAATTAGTATAAGGCATTGCTTAAATGAAGAACTTCTTAAGTTTGGAGGACATATAGGTTATGGAATTATTCCCTCTGAAAGAAGAAAGGGATATGCAAAGTCAATGTTAAAAATGGCTCTTGAAAATTGCAAAAGCCGGAACATGAAACAAGTTCTTATAACCTGCAATAAAGTTAATATTGCTTCGGCAAAAACTATAATTGCAAATGGTGGAGTTCTTGAAAATGAGCTAATGGAGGAGGATGGAAATCTCGTTCAGAGGTACTGGGTAGAGCTATAA
- a CDS encoding peptidoglycan-binding domain-containing protein, translating to MIDGVYGNETVRLVKEYQKNNKLVLDGIVGIDTWQSLLL from the coding sequence ATTATTGATGGTGTTTATGGAAATGAAACTGTAAGACTTGTTAAGGAATATCAGAAAAATAATAAATTAGTGCTGGATGGAATTGTAGGTATAGATACCTGGCAAAGCTTACTCTTGTGA
- a CDS encoding tyrosine-type recombinase/integrase, producing the protein MRVGEVIKLQSQDIDSQRMLIHVVQGKGKKDRYTVLSEIALEQLRKYYRIDRPETWLFPGQNSKEYITERTVQRIFENACISAKITKKATLHTLRHSFAIHLLEGGIDLRYIQELLGHSSSKTTEIYTHVTQKSISNIQSPLDKLMKK; encoded by the coding sequence TTGAGAGTTGGAGAAGTTATAAAACTCCAATCTCAAGATATAGATAGCCAAAGAATGCTTATTCATGTTGTACAAGGAAAAGGTAAAAAAGATCGCTACACAGTTTTATCAGAGATTGCACTGGAGCAGCTTAGAAAATATTATAGGATAGATAGGCCTGAAACGTGGCTTTTCCCAGGTCAGAATAGCAAAGAATATATTACAGAAAGAACGGTTCAGAGAATATTTGAAAATGCATGTATTTCAGCAAAAATAACAAAAAAAGCAACTTTGCACACATTAAGACATTCTTTTGCGATCCACTTACTTGAAGGTGGAATAGATCTAAGGTATATACAGGAGCTATTAGGACATTCAAGCTCCAAAACTACAGAAATTTATACTCACGTTACACAAAAGAGCATTAGTAATATACAAAGTCCGCTTGATAAACTAATGAAGAAATAA
- a CDS encoding class I SAM-dependent methyltransferase — MSENNNMVVKWYSDDKNLVEMKEGTRNPLKIWEEGVASSYFLPNARILDVGCGMGREAFALYDMGFTITGVDISEKAIKEAKQFALESNRNIKFMHTNGTDLPFEDNTFDVVIIWAQTFGIMYGTKQQLSVLHECRRVLKGNGIISFSGHDREYLGKNYSHIIDGKKFFPFANSEIYWEMFTIEELTDLAQKAEFTVLECERGEIYRPEDGVVLHCECRK, encoded by the coding sequence ATGAGTGAAAACAATAATATGGTTGTCAAATGGTATTCAGACGATAAGAATTTAGTTGAAATGAAAGAAGGTACACGTAATCCCTTAAAGATATGGGAGGAAGGTGTGGCTTCAAGTTATTTCCTACCAAATGCAAGAATACTTGATGTTGGCTGTGGTATGGGTAGGGAGGCTTTTGCATTATATGACATGGGTTTTACAATAACAGGTGTCGATATATCTGAAAAAGCTATCAAAGAGGCAAAACAATTTGCATTAGAATCCAATCGAAACATCAAGTTTATGCACACAAACGGAACAGATTTGCCATTTGAAGATAATACATTTGATGTCGTCATCATTTGGGCCCAGACCTTTGGAATCATGTATGGTACAAAGCAGCAGTTGTCTGTTCTTCATGAATGCCGACGTGTGTTGAAGGGAAATGGCATAATCAGTTTTTCAGGTCATGACCGAGAGTATTTAGGAAAAAACTATTCTCACATTATAGATGGAAAAAAATTCTTTCCATTTGCAAACTCCGAGATATATTGGGAGATGTTCACCATTGAAGAGTTGACAGATTTGGCACAGAAAGCGGAATTTACCGTATTGGAATGTGAAAGAGGGGAAATTTATCGTCCCGAGGATGGAGTAGTCCTTCACTGTGAGTGCAGAAAATGA
- a CDS encoding class I SAM-dependent methyltransferase gives MSNNIEIVKKLYSEEPALKDMRDYTNKKLKIWENEVVSHFSVKSWILDIGCGMGREAFCLYDRGFRITAIDISEKVIEPAKQFALESKRDIEFLLTDGLDLPFESNTFDVVIMWSQTFGLFYEEENKIHILKECSRVLKSNGILSFSGHDKEFLKAKYSQYLDGKKFFPYADTDCYWKAFTTDEMIDLAQKTGFSVVECKRGIVYKEEDGPILHCVCRK, from the coding sequence ATGAGTAACAATATAGAAATTGTAAAAAAATTATATTCTGAGGAACCTGCATTAAAGGATATGCGAGATTATACTAATAAAAAATTAAAAATTTGGGAAAATGAAGTAGTTTCTCATTTTTCAGTTAAATCATGGATTCTCGATATAGGTTGTGGCATGGGTAGAGAAGCGTTTTGCTTGTATGATAGGGGATTTCGAATTACTGCTATTGACATTTCTGAAAAGGTTATAGAACCTGCAAAGCAATTTGCTTTAGAAAGCAAACGGGATATTGAATTTTTGTTAACTGATGGATTAGACTTACCTTTTGAAAGTAATACTTTTGATGTTGTAATAATGTGGTCACAGACTTTCGGTCTTTTTTACGAGGAGGAGAATAAAATACATATTTTAAAAGAATGCAGTCGGGTTTTGAAAAGTAATGGAATACTAAGTTTTTCTGGACATGATAAAGAATTTTTGAAAGCAAAATATTCACAATATCTTGATGGTAAGAAGTTCTTTCCCTATGCGGATACAGATTGTTATTGGAAAGCATTTACCACTGATGAAATGATAGATTTGGCTCAAAAGACAGGATTTTCAGTTGTAGAGTGTAAAAGAGGTATAGTTTATAAAGAAGAAGATGGTCCGATACTTCATTGTGTTTGCAGAAAATGA